Proteins co-encoded in one Sulfurimonas sp. HSL1-2 genomic window:
- a CDS encoding S8 family peptidase yields the protein MLKRFRPIQYLFVLFIATIFAGNVFAANVKQKIVVFAPGFSNPVQQAALLKNMGVIPVKPLRIINGFAVSLPDAAFEALQSLDNQNILRIDDDIVLHGTAKPVDPLPQPPQELTWGIDRIEADLAWAETNGTMINVAVLDTGADLDHPDLTDNIKGNFSAINPHKSAVDDNGHGTHVSGIIAAANNTIGVIGAAPQINLYVVKVLGSDNTGNLSDILDGMQWCIDNHMQVVNMSFGATSTVQSLADAVTAMHAAGIVQVAAAGNNGSSGGTMLYPARYPETIAVSSVNINGILAASSSYGPEVDLAAPGVSIYSTYLNAGYTTMSGTSMATPHVTASAALVLSVFPALTPDEVKTKLKSSAEDLGLPADEQGAGLVRPDLAIQ from the coding sequence ATGTTGAAGCGTTTTCGTCCGATACAGTATCTTTTTGTTCTGTTTATCGCCACTATCTTTGCCGGTAATGTTTTCGCAGCCAATGTAAAACAGAAAATCGTTGTCTTTGCACCGGGATTTTCAAACCCTGTCCAACAGGCTGCACTGCTTAAAAACATGGGGGTAATTCCTGTTAAACCGCTGCGGATCATCAACGGTTTTGCGGTATCGCTTCCTGATGCAGCGTTCGAGGCGTTGCAAAGTCTTGACAACCAGAATATTCTCCGCATTGACGATGATATCGTGCTGCATGGAACAGCAAAACCCGTCGATCCTCTCCCCCAGCCGCCACAGGAGCTGACCTGGGGTATTGACCGGATCGAAGCAGATCTTGCCTGGGCAGAGACCAACGGGACGATGATCAACGTTGCCGTACTCGATACGGGGGCGGATCTTGACCATCCCGACCTGACCGACAACATCAAAGGGAATTTCAGTGCGATCAACCCGCATAAAAGTGCCGTGGACGATAACGGGCACGGTACCCATGTCAGCGGGATCATTGCAGCCGCCAATAACACCATCGGGGTGATCGGTGCCGCTCCGCAGATCAATCTCTATGTCGTCAAAGTGCTTGGCAGCGACAATACGGGGAACCTGTCGGATATTCTTGACGGGATGCAGTGGTGTATTGACAACCACATGCAAGTCGTCAACATGAGCTTCGGAGCGACGAGTACCGTCCAATCCCTGGCAGACGCCGTTACGGCTATGCATGCCGCGGGCATCGTACAAGTGGCCGCCGCCGGGAACAACGGGAGTTCGGGCGGTACCATGCTTTACCCGGCCAGGTATCCCGAAACGATCGCGGTCTCTTCCGTCAATATCAACGGAATCCTGGCGGCAAGCTCCAGCTACGGCCCGGAAGTTGACCTCGCGGCTCCAGGAGTAAGTATCTACTCCACCTACCTTAATGCGGGCTATACGACTATGAGTGGTACCAGTATGGCAACGCCTCACGTGACGGCATCGGCAGCGCTTGTACTTTCTGTGTTCCCTGCCCTTACGCCGGATGAAGTCAAAACAAAATTAAAAAGCAGCGCCGAAGACCTGGGACTGCCTGCGGATGAACAGGGTGCCGGACTTGTGCGGCCGGACCTCGCCATCCAGTGA
- a CDS encoding asparagine synthase-related protein: MSGIFGVFNRNGTPVEEATATAMLDAFSYWSPDEQGVKRDISVLLGHTMLHNTPESHHEQLPLDRGQYLLTIDARIDNREELFDQLILPDSPASEIGDSEFILAAYRKWGSSCPQYLLGDFAFAILDKEKKQLFCARDHMGVKPFYYHLDDDVFIFGNDMKGLLASKEIPTDFSDEAAAIYLEKGELWHPTLTFFEGIKKLPPAATLTVTDSSASFDTYWNIEATPLQKMETFEAYRGKLRALLEDAVRVRLRTAYPVASHLSGGLDSSMISVLAARLLAQKNQKLKAYSWIAAPGTEDDHTHHEWANSHQIAREENIELEHIDLDAKTLSEILLGLDIAWNDTTDLWYEFVLRKSAQQQHIRTVLSGWGGDEFITYHGRAIYADLFRHGKIVQALTGLWHKCTKAQKRTRCFILQCYRELILPLVPRRILCYMPKVDCPFLGYVQFAQKHFARYVRSRTKRSTFMYQKSIRGDQLYLYRQGHILARFESWASSAFACRLEYSYPLLDKRLVELALSQPAELYYREGVSRFLFRHAVADILPEEIRTGNFKYEPNRIEHILKTEQEAFAYLLEAYSWDDACLREHRYIDRDKLRLAMEKFVNREIAFKKNNIQTINEIEKAFLLATLGSRR, translated from the coding sequence ATGAGCGGTATCTTCGGTGTTTTTAACCGGAACGGTACACCGGTAGAGGAAGCCACAGCGACTGCAATGCTTGATGCTTTTTCATATTGGTCGCCGGATGAACAGGGTGTCAAACGGGACATTTCAGTTTTGCTGGGGCATACGATGCTTCACAACACCCCCGAATCACACCATGAGCAGCTGCCGCTTGATCGGGGGCAGTACTTGTTGACAATAGACGCACGGATTGACAATCGGGAAGAATTGTTTGATCAGCTCATTCTGCCTGACAGCCCAGCGAGCGAGATCGGCGACAGCGAGTTTATTCTGGCTGCTTACCGAAAATGGGGGAGCAGTTGCCCCCAGTATCTTCTGGGCGACTTTGCCTTTGCGATCTTGGACAAAGAAAAAAAGCAGCTCTTCTGCGCACGGGATCATATGGGGGTCAAGCCGTTTTATTATCACCTGGACGACGATGTTTTTATCTTCGGAAATGATATGAAAGGGCTCCTGGCATCTAAAGAGATTCCTACAGATTTCAGTGACGAGGCCGCGGCGATCTATCTGGAGAAAGGGGAGCTTTGGCACCCGACACTGACCTTTTTTGAAGGGATCAAAAAACTCCCTCCTGCAGCGACGCTTACCGTAACGGATTCTTCGGCATCTTTCGATACATACTGGAATATTGAGGCGACACCTCTGCAGAAAATGGAGACCTTTGAAGCGTACCGTGGAAAACTGCGTGCATTGTTAGAGGACGCCGTTCGTGTGCGCCTGCGCACGGCATACCCGGTCGCATCACATTTGAGCGGCGGACTGGACTCTTCAATGATCAGCGTCCTTGCTGCACGCCTGCTTGCACAGAAGAACCAAAAACTGAAGGCCTATAGTTGGATTGCAGCGCCGGGCACCGAAGATGATCATACCCATCATGAATGGGCGAATAGTCATCAGATTGCCCGTGAGGAAAACATAGAGCTGGAGCATATCGATCTTGATGCTAAAACTTTGTCGGAAATATTGCTGGGTCTTGATATCGCATGGAACGATACTACTGACCTGTGGTATGAATTTGTGCTGCGGAAATCGGCGCAACAACAGCACATCCGAACCGTTTTATCGGGGTGGGGCGGAGATGAGTTTATCACCTACCATGGCAGGGCGATCTATGCTGATCTTTTCCGGCATGGCAAAATTGTTCAAGCGCTAACGGGACTCTGGCATAAATGTACAAAGGCACAAAAACGCACACGCTGCTTCATTCTCCAATGCTACCGTGAACTTATTCTCCCTCTTGTGCCGCGCCGGATACTATGCTATATGCCGAAAGTGGATTGTCCCTTCCTTGGTTATGTCCAATTTGCCCAGAAACATTTTGCCCGTTATGTACGCAGTCGTACCAAGCGTTCTACCTTTATGTACCAAAAGAGCATTCGCGGCGACCAGCTTTATCTCTATCGACAGGGCCATATCCTTGCCCGCTTTGAGTCATGGGCATCCTCCGCGTTTGCCTGCCGGCTTGAGTACAGTTACCCGCTGCTTGACAAACGACTTGTAGAGCTTGCACTGTCGCAGCCCGCTGAACTCTATTACCGGGAGGGCGTGTCACGGTTTCTTTTTCGGCATGCCGTTGCCGATATCCTGCCGGAGGAGATCCGTACCGGGAACTTTAAGTATGAACCCAATCGGATCGAACATATTCTCAAAACCGAACAAGAGGCTTTTGCCTATCTTCTTGAAGCGTATTCGTGGGATGATGCATGCTTGCGGGAGCACCGATATATTGACAGGGATAAGCTCCGGCTGGCCATGGAAAAATTCGTTAATCGTGAGATTGCGTTCAAGAAAAATAATATACAAACAATAAATGAAATAGAAAAGGCGTTTCTGCTCGCTACCCTAGGAAGTCGTCGATAA
- a CDS encoding PqqD family protein: MDYSKRIAVADTVFSQMVDDEIVLLDMASENYFGLDSVATDIWQLLQEGKTLQETVDALRNMYEVDLDILKKDLETFIDTLINKKLAKLA, from the coding sequence GTGGATTACTCAAAGAGAATTGCGGTAGCGGATACGGTCTTTTCACAAATGGTAGACGACGAGATTGTTCTGCTCGATATGGCAAGTGAGAACTATTTCGGTCTCGACAGCGTGGCAACCGATATCTGGCAGCTGCTGCAGGAAGGAAAGACCCTCCAGGAAACCGTAGATGCACTTCGCAATATGTACGAAGTCGATCTTGATATATTGAAAAAAGACCTTGAAACATTTATAGACACTTTAATTAACAAAAAACTCGCCAAACTCGCATGA
- a CDS encoding TIGR04219 family outer membrane beta-barrel protein — protein sequence MPFPLKSILLCSLTVITLQAFETDTEIGAGVWNAKASGDLTYDESGGSVTAVGDLGYKNENNFYFYAVFKPVNISPFVPNLKLEYTSIAYEGRTEGSVTWGPFLYQADAPNKVTALEYDATFYYTFADLISWMSIDAGINVKYVKTRYTIDDSSFHYDESDITTLPQLYLHARVPVMQLPASVDLSYYYYDEGSFTLYDFRLSGRYDFDAVTTHFRPSVELGYRIHRLWLQKPSYNTKIDLHLSGIYLDASLHF from the coding sequence GTGCCTTTCCCCTTGAAATCAATACTGCTGTGTTCTCTGACAGTGATCACTCTTCAGGCTTTCGAAACAGACACTGAGATCGGGGCAGGGGTGTGGAATGCCAAAGCGTCGGGTGATTTGACCTATGATGAGAGTGGGGGGAGCGTCACCGCCGTCGGAGACCTGGGCTACAAGAACGAAAACAACTTCTATTTCTATGCAGTTTTCAAGCCGGTGAACATATCCCCCTTCGTGCCGAACCTCAAGCTCGAGTACACGTCGATCGCCTATGAGGGGCGTACCGAAGGCTCAGTCACGTGGGGACCGTTTCTCTACCAGGCCGATGCACCGAATAAAGTGACCGCGCTGGAGTACGATGCGACCTTCTACTATACGTTTGCCGACCTGATTTCATGGATGTCGATCGACGCCGGCATCAATGTGAAATACGTCAAAACGCGCTATACCATCGATGACAGCTCTTTTCATTATGATGAAAGCGACATTACAACGCTTCCGCAGCTCTACCTGCATGCCCGCGTTCCTGTCATGCAGCTGCCCGCCTCGGTCGATCTCTCCTACTACTATTATGATGAAGGCAGTTTCACCCTCTATGACTTCCGGTTGTCGGGACGGTATGATTTCGATGCGGTGACGACCCATTTCAGACCTTCGGTGGAACTCGGGTACCGTATTCACCGGCTCTGGCTCCAGAAACCGAGCTACAACACGAAGATCGATCTCCATTTGAGCGGCATTTACCTGGACGCCTCGCTGCATTTTTAG